The Rhodopseudomonas julia DNA segment GTGGCGCTCTTGCTGTCCGGTCTCGCCGGTTGCTTGTCAGGCGATTTCTCCGAGGCCGCGTCCGTCTTGTTCGGAGTTGCTTTCTCCGCGGCCATGGCTTGCGTCGAGGGCCTTTCGCCGACCTTCGCGGTTGGCGCGCTGGATGCGGCCGCGGTGCTGCCCTTGGCCGTCGCGTCTGTGCTGCTTGCACTCGTACTGTCAGCACCGCGGCTCGCGGCGCCGGTCTTTACGGCGTCCTCGCGCTGTGCGTTTTTGTCTTCCGATGGCTTCACGGGTCCGGCCGGCGCGCCGGTTTTACCGGGCTCCTCCTGGCGTCCTTCGCGATTGCTCGCCGTCTTCGGCGTTTCGTTCTTTTTGGGGTCGGCAGGGCCGCCCGCGGAGCTTTGCTTCACTTCTTCGGCCTTCAGATCAATTGTCACGGGTTTACGCTTGTCGCCCGAGGCGGACATACGCTTGTCCTCAGGTTGCCTGGCCACATGCCCCTCCTGCAGCTGAAAGCCGATCGCGGCGATCGGTTCCTCAATTGTTATGCCCTAATGCGGGCGTTGGTGGAACGCCTCGCCCATTCCGCCTGCCTATCCGGTGCAAGAAGGCCCTCGGTAGCGGGCGATCATATCAAAGAGCGAAGCCTGATCGGGGCGATCTGACACAAGGACCGGACCGCGGGCAATGGGTCTGAGCGGCGCGGCAGCCTGGTCGGACAGGCAGAAGCAGATGATGTTCTCGCGAAGCGGCGTCAGCCCCGCATCTTCCAGAGTGCGCGCGAAGGTGGCGGCACTTTGCTGTGAGTAGATGAGGATACCGGCCTCTTCACCTGAGGCCAGCATGTCGCGAGCTCGGCTCTTCAGCTCGGTCACTGGCTCCGAACGGTAGATTTCTCGCAAGACGACGTCGAAGCCCGCTGCCGCGAGCTTGTCCTCAAGCGCACCTGCGCGACTATTGGCGGCGAGATAGAGGACCGGTCCGTCTTCGGGCTTCAATGTCTCGCGAGCGAGCGTGGCAAGCGCGTTTACGTCGCCGCCGGCGCTGCGCACGTCCGGGAAGCCGAGATGATGACCTTCGGCCGCCGTGCGGTCGCCCACCGCAAGCAACGGCAGATGCTGCAGGCGGGCGAGTTCCGCGTGGGCGGCAAGAGCCCGCACTGCATTGGCACTCGTCACCAGCACCGCCTGAAAATCATCCTCCGGCAAAGGGGCCTGAAGCGGCACGACGGCGAGTGCGGGCGAGCGCACCACCTCGTGGCCGAGCGCAATCAGTGTATGTGCCGTGCGGCTGCCGTCAGGTTCCGGGCGGGTGACGACGAGGCGCATCAGGCGATCCCGATCTTGGCCAACAGCTCGGCAGAGGCGCGGCCCCTCACTTCGGCACCCGTCTCGCGACCGATCTTCTCTGCGTCTGTCGCAGAACCCTCGGCGGAGCCTTCCAGAACTTCCGTTCCGTCGGGCGAAAGCAGAAGGCCGCGGAAGGAAAGCTTATCGCCATTCACTTGCGCCCAGCCGGCGATCGGTGTGCGGCAGGACCCGTCCAAAGTGTCGAGGAAGGCGCGCTCGCAGGTGACGGCAGAGGCGGTCTCGGCATGGCCGATCTTGGTTAGGAGATCGCGCATAGCTGCGTCGTCTTCGCGGCACTCAATGACCACCGCGCCCTGACCGCAAGCTGGGGGGAATTCCAGCGGATCCAGAAGTGCGGTTGCATGGCTGTCGACACCGAGGCGGCACATACCTGCATAGGCGAGAAGCGTCGCATCGAGTTCGCCGTCTTCCACTTTCTGGATGCGGGTCGGCAAATTGCCGCGCAGCAGCGTGATCTCCAGGTCGGGCCTGGCCCGTCGCAAAAGCGCCTCGCGACGCAAGGACGCGGTGCCGAAGCGCGCACCCTCGGGCAGATTTTCGAGGCCTCCGCCGTGATGCGAAATGACTGCGTCGCGCACGTCTGCGCGAGGCAGATAGGCTGCAAGCGTCAGCCCTTCCGGCAAGCGCGTCGGCATATCCTTGGCCGAATGCACGGCGATATCGATCGATTTGTCGATAAGCGCCTCTTCGATCTCCTTGGTGAAGAGGCCTTTGCCACCTGCTTCCAGCAGTGCACGATTTTGAATGCGGTCGCCCGAGGTCTTGATGACGACGATCTCGATGTCGGCTTCGTCGATCCCAGTCGCGACCAGCGCGTCACGCGTCGCATGCGCCTGCCATAGAGCCAGGCCGCTGCCGCGTGTCCCAATTCTGAGCCGTTCCATTTGCCCCTTCAGCTTAGCCGGTGCTACACGCCTAGGGTCTAATCAGCCAAGGGGATAAGTGCAATGGACCCGGTCCTCCCCGGCGTCCCCCCAGGCGCCGCATCAAGCGTGCTCGGCATCGAAACGAGCTGCGACGAAACCGCCGCATCCGTCGTTACTCGGGGCCCGGACGGGAAGGGAAAAATCCTTTCAAATGCGGTGTTCAGCCAAATCGCGGAGCATTCCGCTTTTGGCGGGGTGGTGCCGGAAATTGCAGCGCGCGCGCATGTGGAAGCCCTTGACGGCATCATTGCCGCAGCCCTCGCGGATGCGAACAAACGCCTTTGCGATGTCGATGCGATTGCCGTGACCTCCGGGCCGGGCCTCATCGGTTGTCTTCTCGTCGGCGTGACCACGGCGCGGGCTCTTGCCGCTGCGGCCGGCCTTCCGCTTCTCGGCATCAACCATCTGGAAGGCCATGCGCTCACTCCGGTTCTCACCGATGATGTCGCCTTTCCCTATCTGCTTCTTCTCGTCTCTGGCGGACATACGCAGCTTGTCGCCGTCGAAGGCTATGGTCGCTACCGGCGCCTCGGTTCCACCATCGATGACGCGCTCGGTGAAGCTTTCGACAAGACGGCAAAGCTTCTTGGCCTCGGCTATCCAGGTGGCCCGGAAGTGGAGAAGCGTGCCCTCAGAGGAGATCCGCGCCGCTTCAACTTGCCGCGCCCGCTTCTTGGTACAAAAGGCTGCGACTTTTCCTTTTCCGGCCTGAAGACGGCGCTTCGTATCAAGGCGGAGGCACTGGTTCCGCTCACCGAGACGGATGTTGATGACCTTTGCGCCGGCTTTCAGGCGGCTGTGGCTGCGATCGTTTCCGAACGGGCGGCCCATGCGCTCAAATTGCAGCCGTGGAATGCTCTGGTTGTCGCCGGCGGCGTCGCCGCCAACCAGGCCGTCCGTTCCGCCCTGTCGGAGCTTGCCGACAGGGCGGACATTGCTTTCGTAGCGCCGAGGCCCGATCTTTGCACCGACAATGCGGCGATGATCGCCTGGGCTGGGCTCATGCGGCTTGGCGTTGGCGAAGCCGTTGAAGACATTGTGGCGCGTCCACGCTGGCCGCTCGATCAGGCCGCGGAACCGCTTCTCGGCTCGGGCCGTCACGGAGCTCGCGTTTAATGGTTACGCCGTTTCGCAAAGTCGCTGTCGCGGGAGCCGGCGCTTTCGGCACCGCGCTTGCTCTTGTTGCAGACCGTGCTGGGGCTTCGGTGACCCTCTGGACAATCGACGAAGCCGCCGCCGCACGACTGGCAGTAAGCCGTGAAAACAGTGATTTTCTACCGGGTCCGCGTCTGCCGGAGAGGATCAACGTCACCAGCGACATATCGCGTCTCGGCGACGCCGATTGTGTCCTTCTCGTCGTTCCGTCGCAGGCCACCCGGTCGCTGCTGACCGGAATCGGCGCAACGCTTTCAAGCGATGCAGTGGTTGTCGCCTGCGCCAAGGGCATCGAACAGGAGACCGGCGCGCTGCAGGGTGAGATCGTGCGGGCGGCGCTGCCGGACCATCAGATCGGGGCTCTGTCGGGGCCGGGTTATGCCGCCGAGATCGCCAGGGGCCTGCCAACCGCTGTCACGGTCGCGGCGAGCGAGATTGCGGTTGCGGAGCAGGTGGCCGCCACGCTCTCCTCCGACAGCTTCAGGGCCTATGCGAGCGACGATATCGTCGGGGCGGAGCTTGGTGGATCGCTGAAGAATGTCATCGCCATCGCCGCCGGCATTGTCGAAGGCCGTCGGCTCGGCGAGAGTGCGCGCGCGGCTCTCGTCACCCGTGGGCTTGCCGAGATGAGCCGTCTTGGTGCCAGGATGGGCGCGCGCCCTGAGACTTTCATGGGACTTTCAGGTCTGGGCGATCTCATGCTGACGGCAATGAGCCGCCAATCGCGCAATACGAGCTTTGGCATTGCATTGGCCGAGGGCCGGTCGGTTGCCGAGCTGACCGCGCCGGATAAGCCGCTCGCGGAGGGCGCCTTCACTGCCGCCATCGCCGCACGTCTTGCCCGCGAGCACGGCATCGATATGCCGATCACGAGCGCGGTTGCCGCGGTTCTCTCCAGTGCGCTCACTGTCGACGAGGCGATTGCGGCGCTCGTCTCTCGACCCTTGAAGCAGGAGATCGCCTGAGGCACGAAGGCGGACCGCTGCAAGTCCTTGAAGGGGGTGGGTATGGCCTATTGGCTGTTTAAATCCGAGCCGCACAAATGGTCGTGGGACGATCAGGTGAAAAAAGGTGCGGGCGGACAGGAGTGGGATGGTGTGCGCAATTATCAGGCGCGCAACTTCATGCGCCAGATGAAGGCCGGCGAGCGCGGCTTCTTCTACCATTCCAATGAAGGCAAGGCGGTCGTCGGCGTGGTCGAAATCGTGGCCGAGGCGCATCCAGATTCCACCGATGAGAGCGGGAAATGGGAGTGCGTCGACATCAAGGCCGTGACGCCGTTGAACGAGCCTGTCTCGTTGGACACGATCAAGGCGGACGAACGGCTCGCAGAGATGGTGCTGGTGAAGAATTCGCGCCTATCGGTACAGCCGGTTAGCGAAGATGAATTCGCGATGATCTGCCGGCTCGGAGGGCTGGTAGCCGAGGACGTCAAAGCCGGCTAAGAGCTGACGCGAGCCTTTTGAGAGGTTGCGGGGCGGCACCGGTCCGCCTTGCGAGGGGGAGACGGAATGGCCTTTGCCGGAATCAATTATCTCGCCGTCATCGTGGCTGGGTTTGCCGCGTTCGGTTTCGGCGCCATTTATTACGCGGTGCTGGCGAAGCCGTTTACCGCCGCGACAGGCCTCATCCAGGTGAAGGTGGACGATGGCGATGAAAACGTCGATCGCACGCCGCTTCTCGTCTCCCTCACCGGCGAGATATTCATGGCCTGGATGCTTGCGGGGCTCATCGGTCATATCGGCGAAGTGTCGATCATCACCGGCCTCGCATCCGGTTTCTTTGTCTGGTCGGGCTTCATCCTGGTGCCGCTCGTCGTCAACCACCGCTATCAGATCATGCCGTGGACGCTCACCTTCATCGACTCCGGCCACTGGCTCGGCGTCGTCATGCTCCAGGGCTTCATCATCGGTGCGTTCGGGACCTAAGGTCGGGACGATCAAACACGGCCAGGGAGCACACCCTTGCATTTCGGCAGCATGAATTACTTGGCAATCCCGCTCGCCGCGGTCTTCGGCTTCCTCGCCCACCTCTTGTGGCTGCGCATGTTGCCGGCTCCCAAGGGCTTTAGCGGCGATGCCCGGCGCTCATCTGCAGTTGGCGCCCCCGCGGTTCTGCGGCAGATCCTGGTCTTTATCCTGATCTTGGTTATGGCCTACGTGCTCGGCGGCGCGATCGGCCATCTTGGCCCAGGCCAGACGACGATCCGCAACGGCGTCATTTCCGCAGCGATCCTGTGGGCGGGCTTCGTTGCCACGACATCGGGCGTCAATGGTGTTCTCGCCGGGCAGCCCGCGCGACAGATTTTCATGACGGTCGGCCGCTGGTTTGTCGTTCTCGTCGTGGAGGGCTCTCTTCTCGGCGTTTTTGGGGCGTGAATGCCTGCCCTGGTCACGTGTTCGAAGTGTTCGATATTATGTACGAAAGTGCGAGGGGCGTGGCATGGACAGCCGCGCCCGCCTCGGCATAATGCCGCGGTATAATCCGGGCTGTAAGGTCCGACACAACCTTGGGGAGGCTCATCCATGTCTGACGCGAAAGTACATTCCGTGACGCCCGAATGGGCCGAGCGCGCCTTCATCGATTGGGACAAGTATCAGGAAATGTACGCCCGCTCGATCGACGACCCGAACGGTTTCTGGGGTGAGCAGGCGCAACGCATCGATTGGATCAAGCCCTTCACCAAGGTGAAGAATACGTCCTACGACTACCACAACGTGTCGATCAAATGGTTTGAGGACGGCACGCTCAACGCCTCCGTCAACTGCATCGACCGCCATCTTGCCGACCGTGCCGATCAGGTTGCCATCATCTGGGAGGGCGACGAGCCTGCCGATCACAAGCACGTCACCTATCGCCAGCTTCACGAATATGTCTGCCGCCTCGCCAATGTGATGAAGGCGCACGGCGTGAAGAAGGGCGATCGGGTGACGATCTATATGCCGATGATCCCCGAGGCGGCCTATGCGATGCTCGCCTGCGCTCGCATCGGCGCCGTCCATTCCGTCGTCTTCGGCGGTTTTTCGCCCGATTCGCTGGCAAACCGCATCGAGGATTGCCGTTCCGATTTCGTCATCACGGCAGATGAGGGCGTGCGCGGCGGCCGCAAGATTCCGCTGAAGGCGAACACCGACAAGGCGATCGAGCGCGCCGCAAAGGATGGCGCTTCCGTGCGCAACGTCCTGGTCGTGAAGCGCACTGGCGGCGACGTCGCCATGACCGAAGGCCGCGATCTCTGGTATCATGAGGAGATCGAGAAGGTCGGAGCCGATTGTCCGGCGGAGGAGATGGGCGCCGAAGATCCGCTCTTCATCCTCTACACCTCCGGCTCGACCGGAAAGCCGAAGGGCGTGCTGCACACGACCGGCGGCTATATGGTCTACACGTCCATCACCCACCAATATGTCTTCGACTATCACGACGGCGACATCTACTGGTGCACGGCCGATGTCGGCTGGGTGACGGGCCATTCCTACATCGTCTACGGACCGCTCGCGAACGGCGCTACCACGCTCATGTTCGAGGGCGTGCCGAACTACCCGTCGGGCTCGCGCTTCTGGGAAGTCTGCGACAAGCACGGCGTCAACATCTTCTACACGGCGCCGACTGCAATCCGCGCTTTGATGGGCGCCGGCGACGAGGCAGTGAAGAAGACCTCGCGTAAATCGCTGAGACTACTTGGCTCCGTCGGCGAGCCGATCAATCCGGAAGCCTGGGAATGGTATTACCAGGTCGTCGGCGAAGGTCGCTGCCCAGTCGTCGACACTTGGTGGCAGACGGAGACGGGCGGTATTTTGATCACGCCGCTGCCGGGCGCCATCGCACAAAAACCAGGTTCGGCAACGAAGCCCTTCTTCGGGGTGCAGCCGGCGGTCGTCGATAACGAGGGAAACCTCCTTGAGGGCGCGACGGAAGGCAATCTCGTTATTCTCGATTCCTGGCCCGGCCAGATGCGGACGGTCTATGGCGACCACGACCGTTTCGTGCAGACCTATTTTGCCACCTACAAAGGCAATTACTTCACCGGCGACGGCTGTCGGCGCGATGCGGACGGCGATTACTGGATCACCGGCCGCGTCGATGACGTGCTCAACGTCTCCGGTCACCGCATGGGCACAGCGGAGGTGGAATCCGCGCTCGTTGCCCATCCGAAAGTGTCGGAGGCCGCCGTGGTCGGCTATCCGCACAACATCAAGGGCCAGGGCATTTATTGCTACGTCACCCTCATGGCTGGCGAGGAACCGACCGAGGAATTGAAGAAGGAGCTCAGGAACTGGGTACGCTCCGAGATCGGCCCGATCGCCTCGCCGGACCTCATCCAGTTCGCACCGGGACTGCCGAAGACGCGCTCCGGCAAGATCATGCGCCGCATCCTCAGAAAGATCGCTGAGGACGATTTCTCCAATCTCGGCGACACCTCGACGCTCGCCGAACCCGCCGTCGTCGACGATCTTGTCGAGCATCGGCAGAATCGCGCTAGCTGAAACAGCGGCTTTTGATCTGACAGGCCAGGGTGCCGGCGGCTCGCGCCGGCACCCTGGCCAACGATTTTTCTTAAATTCTCAACCAAACCAGTGCTTTTTTCGCCCAATCTCCGGCGGCGGCCGCATAATCTCAGCAAAATCAGGGCTTTGGGGGCTTTGAATGCGGATTGTGCAGAAGTGGGCGGCGGCCCTTGCTGTCCTCGCGAGCATTGCGCTTGTGGATTTGGCCCAGGCGCGGGAGCCGGTGCCGTTCAAGGACAGTTATCGTCCCGGAACGATCGTCGTCAAAACCAAGGAGCGCCGGCTTTACCTCGTCATGCGCGACGGCCAAGCTTTGCGCTACACTGTTGGCGTTGGACGGCGTGGCAAGCAATGGGAGGGGCGCACGCGCATTTCGCGCAAGGTGGTCGACCCCACCTTCTCGCCGCCAAAGGAAGTTAAACACGACATTCCCTCACTGCCGGATCTGATTCCGCCAGGACCGCGCAATCCGCTTGGGCCGCGCGCCATGACACTGGCGGGCGGTGAATATGCCATCCACGGCACCAACCGGCCGAAATCGGTTGGCGGTTTTGTTTCCTATGGCTGCATCCGCATGTACAACAAGGACGTGGTCGATCTCTTCGAACGCGTGCGCGTCGGAACGCCGGTTGTTGTTTTGCCCTAACACCAATCGGTTTGTTTTCATCGCTTTTTCGGGACCTATGCGGGCCGTCGGTCAATAACGATTGCGGCACGCAGCATTTGGCTCTTGCCGGATGCCGGTCGGGGTGCATGTCTTGCCTCAGAGATAGGCGGCCGCTGCGAGAAAGGGCGCTATTTGCGTCCGTTTCGTGCGTCAGGCGGCTGAAAGAAGAGGCGAGGAGACCCAATGCCCGACCGCTACGAGCCGGAAAAGAAGAAACGCATCGAAGAGGCCACAGCGAGGCTTGAGGCAGAGGCCGAAGAGGCGGGCATGGACGCTGCACCGCTCAAACGCTTCGCCGGGATCTTTTTTGCTCATGCAGCCGGTGAGGATATCGCCGTCTATCCGGCCGAAAGCCTAGCGGGTATTGCCAAGGCCGCCTTCGCCTTCATCGCCCAGCGCGACCCAGACGTGCCGAAGGTTAGCCTCAGGGACATTGAGGCGGCGGACGAGCGTGGTCGCCCGGTCACCGCGATCGATATTGTCGGCAAGAACCGGCCGTTCATCTTCGATTCCGTTCTCGGCGAGATCCAGGCGGCGGGACAGCCGATCTATCTCGTCCTGCATCCGATCTTCGAAGTGTCGCGCGACGAGGCTGGACGCCTGACGCAGTTTGCAGCGGCGGGCGCGGAATCGAAGGGCCGTCCGAATCGGGAGAGTTTTCTGCATATCGAGATCGCGCGTCTGCCCGATGAGGCGGCTAAGAGCGAGCTCGAAGCGTCTTTGAAGAGCCTTCTGCAGGAGGTGCGGGTCTCGACCGAAGACTGGCGTGCCATGCGCGACCGGTTGCGCATGGCGATCCGCGACTACCGCGTTGACCCGCCCGAGCTTGATGAGGACGAACTGGAAGAGGCGATCGCCCTTCTGGAATGGCTCGAGGACGACAATTTCACTTTTCTGGGCACGCGCGAGTTCACCTACGAGCAGGATTCGGGCGGCGCACTCGATCATGCCCATGGGGAGGGGCTTGGCTTGTTGCGCGACCCTGAGGTGAAAGTTCTGCGCCGCGGCGCCGAACTCGTCACGATGACGCCACAGATCCAGGAATTTCTGATGAGCCCGGAGCCGCTCATCATAATGAAAGCCAATGTCCGCTCGCGCGTGCATCGCCGTGACCATATGGACTATATCGGCGTCAAGATTTTCGACGACAACAACCGCGTTACGGGGGAATTACGCGTCGTCGGCCTGTTCACCTCGAGCGCATTCACCCGCTCCGTCCAGTCGATCCCCTATATCCGGCGCAAGGTCGACCAGATCCTGAAGCGCGCCGGCTTCGATCCCTTCAGCCATTCCGGCCGCACGCTTCTCAATATCCTGGAGAGTTTTCCGCGCACCGAGCTTTTCCAGGCGGATCTCTCTACGCTCTACGATCAGGCAATGGCCGTCCTGCATCTGCAGGAGCGTCCGCGCGTGCGCGCGCTCAGCCGGGCCGACAAATTCGGCCGCTTCGTCTCTGTCCTCGTCTATGTGCCTAGAGACCATTATTCCTCTGATATTCGCGCTAAGATCGGCGATGCGCTGGCGGAGATGTATGACGGGCGGATCTCAGCGGCTTATCCGGCTTTCCCGGAGGGCCATCTCGCTCGCGTGCATTTCATTGTCGCACGCGAGGCCCGCGATCCCGAAACGGCTCCCGTGGATCCAGATCAGGGTGAGGTCGAAGCGCGCATTCGAACCATTACCCGCACCTTCGAAGACGGCCTACGCGAGGCGCTCGCCAATGCATTTCCCCAGCGAACGGAGCTCTTTGCAGAGTATCGGGAGGCCTTCGGCCGCGAATATCAGGCGGCCTTCACGCCGCAGGATGCGGTCGAAGACATCCGGATCGGTCGTGAGCTCACCGACCGGTCGGTGATTGCAGCGCATTTTCACCGGCGCATCGCTGGCGGATTGAAGCGCACGGCCTTGCGCTTTCATCATCTCGACGCGCCGATCCCGTTGTCGCGGCGTGTGCCCCTTCTGGAAAATCTCGGCTTCGCCGTCGTCAACGAGCGCACATATCTGGTTCGCCCGGCAACCGGCCAGGCCGTCTACATCCATGACATGACGCTTGCCGCCAAGGATGAGGCGGGTTCGGGCGAGGTCGATCCGGTCGGCGATGCCGCTTCTCGGCTGCAGGATGCGATCAGTGCCGTCTGGGCCGGACGCGCCGACAATGACGGCTTCAACGCGCTCGTTCTCTCCGCCGGCATCACCTGGCGTGAGGCCGCGCTCCTGCGCACGATAGGGCGCTATCTGCGGCAGACACAGCTTCCTTATTCACTCGATTACATTTGGCACACGCTCGGCCGTAACGCACTTTTGGCACGCTTTCTCGTGGAGCGTTTCCGGGCTCGCTTCGATCCCGCGATCGAGGATCGTGAGGCCGCAGAAGCTGATGCTGAAAAGGCGCTAGACGGGCCGCTCGACAGGGTAGACAGTCTCGATGAGGACACGATCTTGCGTGCCTACAGGGCTGTCATTCTCGCGACCAAGCGCACCGACTATTTCCAGACGGATGCCGAAGGTGCGCCGCCGCTTGCCATCACTATCAAGCTCAAGCCGCGTGACCTCGCCTTCCTCACGCCGCCACGGCCGTTCCGGGAGATTTTTGTGCATTCGCCACAGGTGGAAGGCGTGCATATGCGGTTCGGACCCGTCGCGCGCGGTGGGCTCAGATGGTCGGATCGGCCGCAGGATTTTCGCGTCGAGGTTCTCGGTCTCGTCAAGGCACAGCAGGTGAAGAACGCGGTTATCGTGCCGGTTGGAGCGAAAGGTGGCTTCTTTCCAAGGTTGCTGCCCTCGGAGGGTAGCCGTGAGGAAATCTTCGAAGCGGGGCGCGACGCTTATGTCGCCTTCGTCGATCGGATGCTTGCGCTCACCGACGATCTTGAGGGTGACGAGGTCATTCCGCCCGAAGACGTCGTGCGTCATGACGAGGACGATCCCTATCTTGTCGTTGCCGCCGACAAGGGCACGGCAACCTTCTCGGACACCGCCAATGCCGTCTCCGAAGCGCATGGCTTTTGGCTCGGCGATGCCTTTGCCTCAGGCGGTTCGGCTGGTTACGATCACAAGGAAATGGGGATTACCGCCCGCGGCGCGTGGGAGGCGGTGAAGCGACATTTCCGCGAGATTGACCACGATATCCAGAGCGAGCCTTTCACGGTTGCGGGCGTTGGCGACATGTCGGGGGATGTCTTCGGCAATGGCATGCTTTTGTCGCCGGCAATTCGCCTCGTTGCCGCTTTCGACCACCGTGACATCTTCATCGATCCCGATCCGGACCTTGAGGTGAGCTTCAAGGAGCGTCAACGGCTGTTCGAAATGCCGCGTTCTTCTTGGAAGGATTACAACGAGAGCCTTATCTCCAAGGGGGGTGGCGTTTTCTCGCGCCACGACAAAACTGTGCCGCTATCCCCTGAGATCTGCGCACTTCTTGGGCTTTCGGGCACATCCGCAAGGCCCAACGAGGTGATCCGGGCGATCTTGAAGGCTCCGGTGGATCTTCTCTGGTTCGGCGGCATTGGCACTTATGTGCGGGCGCCGCACGAGAGCGATGCCGACGTGGGCGACAAGGCGAACGATCAGATTCGTGTCACCTCCGCAGAGCTTGGTGCAAGGGCCGTCGGGGAAGGTGCCAATCTCGGTATGACACCGCAGGCGCGTGTCGATTACGGCCTGCGTGGCGGACGCTGCAATTCCGACGCGATCGACAATTCCGGCGGCGTCAACTCCTCCGACCTTGAGGTCAATATCAAGATCGCGCTGGCACCCTCACTGAGGTCGGGCAAGCTGGAGCTGGAGGAGCGCAACCGCTGCCTTT contains these protein-coding regions:
- a CDS encoding DUF1761 domain-containing protein; the protein is MNYLAIPLAAVFGFLAHLLWLRMLPAPKGFSGDARRSSAVGAPAVLRQILVFILILVMAYVLGGAIGHLGPGQTTIRNGVISAAILWAGFVATTSGVNGVLAGQPARQIFMTVGRWFVVLVVEGSLLGVFGA
- the hemC gene encoding hydroxymethylbilane synthase — protein: MERLRIGTRGSGLALWQAHATRDALVATGIDEADIEIVVIKTSGDRIQNRALLEAGGKGLFTKEIEEALIDKSIDIAVHSAKDMPTRLPEGLTLAAYLPRADVRDAVISHHGGGLENLPEGARFGTASLRREALLRRARPDLEITLLRGNLPTRIQKVEDGELDATLLAYAGMCRLGVDSHATALLDPLEFPPACGQGAVVIECREDDAAMRDLLTKIGHAETASAVTCERAFLDTLDGSCRTPIAGWAQVNGDKLSFRGLLLSPDGTEVLEGSAEGSATDAEKIGRETGAEVRGRASAELLAKIGIA
- a CDS encoding uroporphyrinogen-III synthase, which encodes MRLVVTRPEPDGSRTAHTLIALGHEVVRSPALAVVPLQAPLPEDDFQAVLVTSANAVRALAAHAELARLQHLPLLAVGDRTAAEGHHLGFPDVRSAGGDVNALATLARETLKPEDGPVLYLAANSRAGALEDKLAAAGFDVVLREIYRSEPVTELKSRARDMLASGEEAGILIYSQQSAATFARTLEDAGLTPLRENIICFCLSDQAAAPLRPIARGPVLVSDRPDQASLFDMIARYRGPSCTG
- a CDS encoding EVE domain-containing protein, whose translation is MAYWLFKSEPHKWSWDDQVKKGAGGQEWDGVRNYQARNFMRQMKAGERGFFYHSNEGKAVVGVVEIVAEAHPDSTDESGKWECVDIKAVTPLNEPVSLDTIKADERLAEMVLVKNSRLSVQPVSEDEFAMICRLGGLVAEDVKAG
- the tsaD gene encoding tRNA (adenosine(37)-N6)-threonylcarbamoyltransferase complex transferase subunit TsaD — its product is MDPVLPGVPPGAASSVLGIETSCDETAASVVTRGPDGKGKILSNAVFSQIAEHSAFGGVVPEIAARAHVEALDGIIAAALADANKRLCDVDAIAVTSGPGLIGCLLVGVTTARALAAAAGLPLLGINHLEGHALTPVLTDDVAFPYLLLLVSGGHTQLVAVEGYGRYRRLGSTIDDALGEAFDKTAKLLGLGYPGGPEVEKRALRGDPRRFNLPRPLLGTKGCDFSFSGLKTALRIKAEALVPLTETDVDDLCAGFQAAVAAIVSERAAHALKLQPWNALVVAGGVAANQAVRSALSELADRADIAFVAPRPDLCTDNAAMIAWAGLMRLGVGEAVEDIVARPRWPLDQAAEPLLGSGRHGARV
- the acs gene encoding acetate--CoA ligase, encoding MSDAKVHSVTPEWAERAFIDWDKYQEMYARSIDDPNGFWGEQAQRIDWIKPFTKVKNTSYDYHNVSIKWFEDGTLNASVNCIDRHLADRADQVAIIWEGDEPADHKHVTYRQLHEYVCRLANVMKAHGVKKGDRVTIYMPMIPEAAYAMLACARIGAVHSVVFGGFSPDSLANRIEDCRSDFVITADEGVRGGRKIPLKANTDKAIERAAKDGASVRNVLVVKRTGGDVAMTEGRDLWYHEEIEKVGADCPAEEMGAEDPLFILYTSGSTGKPKGVLHTTGGYMVYTSITHQYVFDYHDGDIYWCTADVGWVTGHSYIVYGPLANGATTLMFEGVPNYPSGSRFWEVCDKHGVNIFYTAPTAIRALMGAGDEAVKKTSRKSLRLLGSVGEPINPEAWEWYYQVVGEGRCPVVDTWWQTETGGILITPLPGAIAQKPGSATKPFFGVQPAVVDNEGNLLEGATEGNLVILDSWPGQMRTVYGDHDRFVQTYFATYKGNYFTGDGCRRDADGDYWITGRVDDVLNVSGHRMGTAEVESALVAHPKVSEAAVVGYPHNIKGQGIYCYVTLMAGEEPTEELKKELRNWVRSEIGPIASPDLIQFAPGLPKTRSGKIMRRILRKIAEDDFSNLGDTSTLAEPAVVDDLVEHRQNRAS
- a CDS encoding DUF1761 domain-containing protein, which encodes MAFAGINYLAVIVAGFAAFGFGAIYYAVLAKPFTAATGLIQVKVDDGDENVDRTPLLVSLTGEIFMAWMLAGLIGHIGEVSIITGLASGFFVWSGFILVPLVVNHRYQIMPWTLTFIDSGHWLGVVMLQGFIIGAFGT
- a CDS encoding L,D-transpeptidase, which produces MRIVQKWAAALAVLASIALVDLAQAREPVPFKDSYRPGTIVVKTKERRLYLVMRDGQALRYTVGVGRRGKQWEGRTRISRKVVDPTFSPPKEVKHDIPSLPDLIPPGPRNPLGPRAMTLAGGEYAIHGTNRPKSVGGFVSYGCIRMYNKDVVDLFERVRVGTPVVVLP
- a CDS encoding NAD(P)H-dependent glycerol-3-phosphate dehydrogenase — its product is MVTPFRKVAVAGAGAFGTALALVADRAGASVTLWTIDEAAAARLAVSRENSDFLPGPRLPERINVTSDISRLGDADCVLLVVPSQATRSLLTGIGATLSSDAVVVACAKGIEQETGALQGEIVRAALPDHQIGALSGPGYAAEIARGLPTAVTVAASEIAVAEQVAATLSSDSFRAYASDDIVGAELGGSLKNVIAIAAGIVEGRRLGESARAALVTRGLAEMSRLGARMGARPETFMGLSGLGDLMLTAMSRQSRNTSFGIALAEGRSVAELTAPDKPLAEGAFTAAIAARLAREHGIDMPITSAVAAVLSSALTVDEAIAALVSRPLKQEIA